GGATGGGTGTCAGCACTTGTGTCTGATGAGATGGTGAATAATCTACCCTGTTCCCCATCTTTTCACCACTCATGATTTTACAGACCTCTGTTATGTTGCCTGTCTTGCATCCTAATTTGTTACAGGGGTGCTGTTCCTTGCCAAAGAGAAGACTTACATGGTAGCATCTCTAGTCAATACCTTTTGCTGAAGCCTTGGGACACTGAAGGGCAAGAACAAGGGTACTTGGAGTCCTTGTCCAGCCCATCTGAAGGGAAATAGTGAAAGCCCGATGCTTTCCCAAGATGTCTCAGTTTCATGCACCCATTGATAAACAGCCTCTTTGTCCTTTAGTGCTGTGTTGAAATCAAGAAGAGTTTCAGGTGTTCCTCATGGGTATTCATACCTGTGCTAAGACATTGAAGGGAGGGCTTGGTGTGGCCAAGGTTGTTCCTCTGGGATGGTGGAACAGAGGGTTGAACATGTTTTCAGGACTTCTTTTCCCTTATCTTTTCAGAGATTGGCCAGCCCGGCTGAGACCACTTAGcaatgacaaaacaaaaactccTGCTTGATGGGACGCTCTCCATATTTCTGATCGTGGCCTGTGAAGCTCAGCAGCTCCCGAGGAGTCATGTTGCTGCTAGTTCTGGTTCTCTATGTGACAAGGAGGCAGAGTCTTGGGGACAGCTGTTCAGCAGCGAGCGGCTGGACGCTTGGATCTGTTCCCTCATCGGTTCCTTCATGGTGGGGCTGAGTGGGGTCTTCCCCTTGCTGGTGATCCCCCTTGAGACGGGAGCCGCACTGCGCTCCGAAGGTGAATCTGCCAACTGCATTGGCCTTTCTGAAGCCTCCTGTCCTGGGAtgtgacagcagcacagtggTGAACAGGACCTTGTCACAGAAATGTTGTTCACTAAAATAGAAAGTCTGTTTTCGGTGCTTTAATCCATGCCTGTGAATTTGAAAGGGAAACCTTTGACAAATATAAGCCCTGGATGGAGCTTGTACAAAGAGTACTGTTTTTCACCCTGCATGGTTCAGGACCCTCCCAGACACTACTGTCCCAGCCAAGTGGTGTAAGGGCTTTTTCTTGCACTCCATTTGGTTTGTTCTCTCTCCTTCGAAAGCTTGCTTTGCAGATGCTTCAAGTTTGGGTTTCTTTACGCAAAATCTCAGCTGGAGATGTTTTGGTTCCTGGCTGAGTAGTGATCAGTTTTTTTCTTcgtttcttctgttttttttttttagctgggTCACACCGTTTAAAGCAGTTGTTGAGTTTTGCAATTGGTGGACTGCTGGGAAATGTGTTTCTCCACCTGCTTCCTGAAGCCTGGGCCTACACATGCAGTGCAACAACAGGTATGAAAGCCTGATGTGCCTGGAAGCAGTTTGTGCTGTGCCTGTTTTGAGTCTGTTCCGCCTTGAAAGCCTAAGACCAGCCAGTCTGGGTCAGCCCAAAAACTGGCCTAGGCTGGTATCCTTTTTCAAGTGATTTATAAAAGCAAATGCCTAGGGAAGGAtgtgagaataaaaaaaaacacacatgtAATACTTGATCTTTGTACTCAGCAATCCTCCAAAGACTTTGAAATTAGAGGCTTCCTCAGTTGGCCATGGTTTCTTTATGTTTAGTAACTTGGAATGGTTTTCTTGTTTATCGACTTTTTCTATCATTCCTTGGACTCCTGTAAATCTCTGTTGATTTTCCTTTGTCCCTTCTGTAAGGAAAGGGAATTGCTTCTTTAACCTGATGGGAGGTTATGGTTGTGTATGTGGTCTGGTACATGAACATGTTCACCGTCTTATTTGGGGATCAGGTGCACCTTTTTTACAAATCTGTCCCTGTAACAATGTTACTCCTAGAACGTCTTTCTTGGCACTAACTGGGGCCCCTCTGTTGGATGCTTTGATTTATGGGAGCTCATGTGTTGCAGTTCTTGCTCCATGAGAAATCATGGAATATTGTCTATAGAGCCACAATTAAGATTGGAGGGTAgggcaggggaagaaaaaggaaatggaggTGTAAGAAACTTGTGTTTGCCAGCAAACTAAGCACTGGGCTGGTATAGACCTTTTGGTATCAGTGTAGCTTCTTCATCCCTCAAATAGCCAGGGTTGCTGGAAACCTGTAATGTTTGTATCTATCTGCTTCAGCAAACTGGTGTCATAGATGGCAAGTGCTGCTGCATCCCACCTGTTGAGAAACCAAGAAgtcatttttctgctgaaaatgtgAGAGAGGGAAGATGATGCCCTGGCTTTCCCAGACTTTCTTGCACCTATGTACTGGGGTTTCAAATCTGCCGGGCCTTTAGTCCTTTTCTTCATCACAGCTCTAGCACTATCAGCAGAACTTCCTGTActttttttcaccctttctacagtGTTTCCCAAATTACTCTGTCTTCCTGCTCAAGCTTGTTTGCTTCTGCCAGACTGTCCTGAAGTGTAAAGGTTTCCTTGACCCATGTAAGTCCTGTTACAGTAGAGCTGTTCTTCCATTGCAatgtaatttctatttctggcAGTGAGGCTGAATGGATTATCTCACAAGCTTGACTGTAATTGAAAAGAAAGTTTATAGCTTTGGGCATAATAACTTACTGAGGTGTGGCAGAAAGGAGAAGGTGAGTTTGTAACTCCACCAATGGCAGATTTCTTGTCAGGGCTTGCTGCTCAGTAGGTacagctgctggatttttgtTGATACAATAATTCACTTGcctctggagctcagggaagTTCCCAGTGTTGTCAGGAAATATTCTGGGTTGAGCTGATGTGGAAAAAGGGATGGTAGCTCTTACTCTGAGTGTCTCGAGTTGATGATATCTGTTAGATCAAGAATGAGCAAGTTAAACTAATCTGTTTTGAGATGTGTTTGCTCCTCCTACATCGCAGGGAGTTTTtccactgttgttttttttttttttttttgtcttggaaCGGCATGAAAAACTATGTATTTAATAGAGACATGAAGATTTCTCTTTTGTCCTTCAGGAGAAGGGCAGagctttcagcagcagaagcttCTGGGTCTCTGGGTGATCATTGGTTTCCTGACCTTCCTGGTGCTAGAGAAGATCTTCctagagaaagaggaggaataTCCTGGTGTGGTAAGTTAGCAGTCTGAGATGAGGGAGTGCTCTTATATTTGTAGCTCTGTACTAAATACCTCATGGGCCCTATCTGACAGTGTCAGGAAATTATCCTGTAGCTGTGAGTACCTTGTCATTTCCCTTTGGGAGATTTTTGCCACTTTTTTGCTACTGGTCTGTAGGAGTAGGTTTCATCTTCaggcttttgttttgtggttttaacTGAGATTTCTCacttctggtttggttttgttctttatgTGGTAAGTGTAAAAGAGAGCTCCTGTTCTGtgggggctgggagctggaggacTCTGCAAATCAGACTTTTGCTCAAGTAAGCTTTGAGGAGTGACAGCTTGCTGATGCATGTTCCATGGGCCCATCGTGACATTCTCTTTCTGGGTCCTCAGTCAGGACAAAGACCAGTCTTCTTGAAGATGTTTCTTCTTGGTTATGTCCTGGACCAGATGTTTGTTTGGCTGACTTTGTGTGGTAGAAGGGATTTATAACTGGCTAGGTAATCCTAAGTTCAAAGGAGTCACCCAGCTGCAAAGGGGAGATGTAGATGAGGTAGCAGAAGGTAATTCCAAGACAGAAGAGAGCACCTAGTCTTCAGACATCTGCACAACTCCTAGTTGCAGCTCCTTTAGACTGTTCAGTCCTTGCTGTGCCATGACTTTTGAGAGGTGAAACTGCAGGTCAGGCACTACATAAGAGCGATTAGCTGTTAATTTTTACTCAATGTGAGACTTTAATGCCCGAAAGGAACTTCATCTTCTCATTTAGAGAGAGGCTGAAATTCTAGACAAATACCTGATTGTTTGGAAGATGATGATCCCAGCTATAGAATAATTCCGTAGACTTAGTTGTTCTGATGCACTGGGGAGAGCAAGAGTCTTTTCCCCATCTCCTGCCGAGATGGAGTTGTATTTCTCTGGGTAGCAGCTACTAACAGGAGGCACAGGAGGCACAGGCTCAGTCCTTTATCTTTCTAGTGGAAAGCCAAGTTCATGCCAAGGGGCTGTGACTCCAATTCCTCCTCTTTCTATTTCTCTTGAGGATTGGGAGGTCTTAGCTCTTGTTATCTTTCAGGACAGATGTCACAATGTTCTCTGATTCTGTCTCATTTCTGGCAGTTGTTATTAAACTGGGGTGTCAAAGCTGCTGAGTCACATTGTAAGGACAAAAGGATTAAGGGTGAAGGTTGGATTTCTGATCCTGATTCATGCTTACTCTTCATTGACAAGTCTGTTTCCCCTAATTTAGGATTGTGATTCCAAAGCACCATCTGGAAAGATTCCCAATGGAAGTGGCTGCCCCCTGCCAAAGGGGTCCTCTCGGTCCCAAAGAGCACGAGCTCAGTGTAATGGCTCCTCTCTCCAGTCTGGTCCAAAAAACAACAGAATCAAAGTAAGAGGCCCACAGACTCACCTTCACTTGTTAGTCAGGTATTGTCTGTGGAAAGACTGTGCTTGAATGGAGAACTCAACATCTGAGTTGTGCTTAATTTTGCTCAGTCAAAGTGTGTCCTGGTCACAGCAGGGAGGAAATAGAAGACTCGGAGAAAATCTATGCTGCAGCTTATGTGGAAGAGGCAAAGTCAATATTATAAAGGCACAACTCCGATGATGTGTGTTTTGGCTGAATTCTGAtaacaaaatacagaatttttatgttttgttacTCTATATTTTATAGTCAATATgtcttttttttgcttaatttttttgcaCCATGATTTCTCTGTTCTCCACTGCCTGCATTGTACCAATTCTGAGCTGCACTTTTCCTTTTAAGGCACCTTTTGGAAGTGTTTTGACACCTTTAGGAAGTGTGTTGAAGCTACCCAGTGTAGAATTTAAAAGTTCGGTTTCTCAGTTTATCAGTTTACCTGCTGCCAAAGAGGATTCTTGTCCACTTCTGTCTCCAAACCTGTATTTCCCATCACTTCCTTTGCACTGGATCTCATCTGACCTCACAGTGAGCCTATTCAGGGAGCTAAACAGGCAAAGAATTTGCTTGTCTACACCCACACACCCACCTCCCACCCCCTGGTCTATTTCTCTCCTAACTTCTTGAATCAGCTTGGCATGCAGACAGGCAGCCTGTAGTGCTGGGATAAGGGAGATCAGCAGGCTTATAGGACTGGAGATGGAGGAAGAGTCCTGCACCATGGGGAAGTGGATAACCTTTACATTGGCTTTACTTCCTGTTCCATGTTACTATCTTTGTATTGTGGAAAACCCTTTTCTAGATGAACATTACAAGAGAGAGAGTAAACAACCACTTTGGTGAAGGAGGACCTGCAATTTGAGTTTGAAAGCCCATAAAAATGTGCAAGATTGTATGAGAGTAACTATGGGCAAAAAGTGTGCTTGCATGAAGTAGCCCAAAGTTGGATATGTGGTCAGGCAGAGGCTCTTCAGTCTTTctattttaaatctgttttgctGTAACTTTATAACTCTTCCTACAGAACATGAAAGTTATGCTGAGGTCACTGAGTATTTTTACATCTGTCACATTCATGTAATTTGTACATAACACTGCACAAACTGCAAGGTGCCACGTGGATGTTTCTAGAGGTAATAGTAGTGAAGACACCAATATTACTGCGTTATGAAACATTGTGCTCTAATTTTGGAAGGGTTTATATAAGGAACTATAGACTACTGATTTCAAGTAGAAATGAAACACAGGTAGGGATACAGTTGCTCAGgaatacataaaataataatgtaattAATGCTAATTGATATGATTTTATATAAGATGAATTCTTATCAACGAGACATTTTTCCTGCCTCTTATTCAGGCATAAAATTGTTTAATAAAGGTCATGACAAATGTATGTAAAACAACTTTCTCCCCCATTCTAATCAACTTTGCTAATATTAGCTGTGTTAAAAATCTGTTATTCTATGTTATAAAATGGGACTAGTTTAATGCAGGCCCCCTCAAATCTGTTTGGGTTATGATTTTTCTAagttattatttataaaaatagtatATCTTCACATTTGCAGGTACTGTGTTACATAAATGGCACATTGTGACTGCATGAAGTCAGCAATAGCAGCTAAACTGAGTAACTTCATCAGAAAAAAGTGCTGAATTTTTTAACAGGTTTTGATACATGCAATTATAAGGAATAGATTAAGAAGTATCTCAGATCATATTTACAAGATAGGGATAGTTTCTAGTCAGTGCCTTGGAAAAACACATGAGGATTACAGTAGGAAATTGTCTGAACACATTCTTCCCTCATGGTGCTACAGACAGGATGGGTGAGTAGGAAATAATATGTAAGAGGAGAGGTGAGTTCCTCATTCTGTATAGCAGTAGTGAAACAGCTATCTGGCTTTTTCCAGTAGTGCTATTCCAAATATCCAAAATACTACTAATAATTTGTAAAAGAGCCCAGAAAGAGATGAAATAATACTTTTAAGTTTGCAGTACATAATAAGTGGCTTTCTTTAGTTTAGCTCTGTAGTCATGGCAGATCAAGGGTAACTTAGAGTATACAAATGCCCATGTTAGAGGAATGACTAAATTTGAATAGTTGCAGCTATAGCAAACAGTAGTAAACTAGAACTTAGAGATAACTCTCTGAGGGTAACTTGCCAGTGGGCCAACTTGCCTTAGAGATAGCAGATGTTTTTGTCACTTGTGAGCTGTAAGCTGTGGTTTAAGCTGCTCTCTACAGAGTACATGATAGCTTAAGAAACAATTAAATTTGTGCATAAATTAAGTTCTTTCAGTTGTATTACGTGGAAGGTGTAGACAACCATGGAGAGCCCTTCTAGCTTTTAAATCCTAACACATCTGTTCAATTTTACAGATGGTTGTTGATATGCATGAATTAGAAACTTAATGGGTGTAGTTTTAACTTTTTACCTTCTGATCTTttaatctgaatattttaatagtCTTCCTGGTAGGGTGGAAATTATCAAACCTACCAAGATACTCCTGCGTTGTTAGCCTGTTTCCTTAGGCAACAACATAAGCAGTCATtccatctgtctgtccatctgttCTGCCCTTCATTTTCAATAACTTTTGAACCCataattaattttccttgaGTTCAAGAGAGGATAGGAGTCTTGAGGGTGATCAGATTTCTGCAAGTTCCATAAAAATCAGCATGACAGTAGAGGGGGAAGACTAAAGGGATGCCCTGTTGAAAGCCATAACTGGAACTGGGGGCCACatgctgcctggctgcagctgatgtgcctggctgcagctgggacagagctgctgtgcaatGTGTACTGGGCAGGGCACGTGCAGGGAACTGGTGTTGCTGGGAGTGAACAGAGCAGGTACTTGTGAAGGAAAGAGTGAAATCCATAGCATGACAGATTTTCTTGGTTCTATTCACTCAGAAACCCCTGTTTCTTCAGCAAGCAAAAAGGGAAAGATACTATTTAAATGAACAAAGTCACCCTTCAGGACTTAATTATTAGTAAGTTGTAGTGAGCTGACTGTTGCCCACGTATATATATTAGAACTTCTGCTTTTTAGCTGCTGCTAGAATTTGTCCTAGCTTGAAAATGGCAGATGGGAGGTTTCCTTTGCATGCAAACATAAATCAGTTCTGTCCCTCATTGCAGCCTTTATTCCCTCAACAGGTAAAAACATTGTGTTTGGTACTTTTGCCTtgcttattctttctttctccctgtgGCACATGGGGTCCTGGTAGATTTGTGAAAGTATGTTTTGTTACACAGTGACATTAATTCTGAAGCATGAACATAAACACTTCATCTGCCTGTGCTCTTTATGAGCAACGAGAACATCCTATTAGGGATTTGCAGAATGTAAATGTCAGAGGCTCATAACTGTCAAATCAACCCAATTTATTTCTGAGCACTCCAAAGCTTTGCTTCTTTCAGTGACAGCTTTTGCCCAAGCCACTGACAACAAAAAGTCATAATGTTTTAATCATGAAGTCTATTTTTTCTCTATATGGTGGTATGGGAAAGCATTTTTATGTAAAACTTCTGtgaataattattattatcctGTGGGGTAAACACCATCACGTaaaaaaacaacatgaaaaggAGAATTTTAGTCATATTTGACTGTCTAGGAATGAGAGTATGAAGAATGAGAAGTAAAACTGTTGCATTTTTGTGTCTTCCTGCATGCATTTATTTGGGTTTCCTTTCTTACAAAAACATGCAGGGATCTTTTTTGCCTTCAATGTGGAGATGTTACTTAGCTTATTACTTAAAAGTGGGATAGGCTTTGCTTAATTCTTAGTTTTTGTATTTAATTGTCAGtgcactttaaaaaatttaaaggcTACAAAGGTGCCCCAAGATAGTGCAGTAAAAGTGCCCTGCAGAAAGGTGGTGCTTTGGGGAGAAAGATTTGACAGAAGGCTCCTGAGCTGTGGCATGCAACTGACAAAGATGCCCCAAGCAGACTTGATAGAAACAGAGAAGAGCACAAGACCAAAAATAGCTGATGAAGTCCATCAGCACTTGTGGTTGTCCGGCTGAACTTTGGCATCTGATACTGTGGTGAAGTAAGAGGTTAATGTTTCCCAGTTTCCAGACAGTGTCTCCACTCACTGGACACTACCCTGTATCTGGAGTTCTTGCAGTCCAGAGATGGCCTGATATACCTGGTTTGATAATAATTTAAACTGAAGTGCCATATAGTGAACTGCAGTATCTCAGGACCAACATGCAGTAGTTTTTGTTAAATATGatggaaaaatccccaaaaacctGTGAGCTAAAGAGCTGGGGTGGTACCCTTGTAAATGACTTTAGGTCAAATACGCAGATTTTGTCAGGAGATGACCTGAGTTAGGATGATGGGGAATTTTAACTTGTAGATGGACTTGTGAGGAAGACAGTTGCATTATGCTTATAATGTTAAGAAATGTGTTTATATGCAAATGCTGATACATGCTATCCAGCCTTCTAGTAggtgtttt
The window above is part of the Vidua macroura isolate BioBank_ID:100142 chromosome 6, ASM2450914v1, whole genome shotgun sequence genome. Proteins encoded here:
- the SLC39A13 gene encoding zinc transporter ZIP13 isoform X1; protein product: MTKQKLLLDGTLSIFLIVACEAQQLPRSHVAASSGSLCDKEAESWGQLFSSERLDAWICSLIGSFMVGLSGVFPLLVIPLETGAALRSEAGSHRLKQLLSFAIGGLLGNVFLHLLPEAWAYTCSATTGEGQSFQQQKLLGLWVIIGFLTFLVLEKIFLEKEEEYPGVDCDSKAPSGKIPNGSGCPLPKGSSRSQRARAQCNGSSLQSGPKNNRIKISGYLNLLANTIDNFTHGLAVAASFLVSKKVGFLTTMAILLHEIPHEVGDFAILLRAGFDRWSAAKMQLSTALGGILGACFAICAQSPKGAGETVAWILPFTSGGFLYIALVNVVPDLLEEKNPWNSLQQILLLCTGITVMVLLALTIE
- the SLC39A13 gene encoding zinc transporter ZIP13 isoform X2, which codes for MTKQKLLLDGTLSIFLIVACEAQQLPRSHVAASSGSLCDKEAESWGQLFSSERLDAWICSLIGSFMVGLSGVFPLLVIPLETGAALRSEAGSHRLKQLLSFAIGGLLGNVFLHLLPEAWAYTCSATTGEGQSFQQQKLLGLWVIIGFLTFLVLEKIFLEKEEEYPGVISGYLNLLANTIDNFTHGLAVAASFLVSKKVGFLTTMAILLHEIPHEVGDFAILLRAGFDRWSAAKMQLSTALGGILGACFAICAQSPKGAGETVAWILPFTSGGFLYIALVNVVPDLLEEKNPWNSLQQILLLCTGITVMVLLALTIE